From Camelina sativa cultivar DH55 chromosome 7, Cs, whole genome shotgun sequence, one genomic window encodes:
- the LOC104702394 gene encoding probable serine/threonine-protein kinase NAK isoform X1, which yields MGNICLGSGSSTVQQEQSPVSTKPLPVRHGQQHPENKKLPPALVAMPALNPKVPMPETGNRTRSAATPPREKPQQRTRSVENPHPPREKPQERSRPDDDQPSKPAAEKQVLGIGKKAVPPSGKIVTPNLKMFTLVELKTATKNFRPESVIGEGGFGQVFKGWVDEKTLAPSRAGVGKPVAVKKSNPDSEQGLHEWQCEVRFLGKFHHPNLVKLLGYCWEENQFLLVYEYLPKGSLENHLFAKGAEALPWDTRLKIAIEAAQGLTFLHNSEKSVIYRDFKASNILLDSNFHAKLSDFGLAKLGPINGFSHVTTRVVGTRGYAAPEYMATGHLYVRSDVYGFGVVLLELLTGLRALDPNRPSAQQNLVEWAKPVLTQKKKLQKMMDPRLEHKYPLLAVVKTAELILRCLEADPKNRPPMDDVLRELEIVRTIRDQPKEERRKRSNGSDNNRVRGNDSSHGRRTGRNG from the exons ATGGGGAACATTTGCCTTGGCTCTGGATCTTCCACTGTTCAACAGGAACAGAGCCCTGTCTCCACTAAACCCCTCCCAG TGAGACATGGGCAGCAACATCCAGAGAACAAAAAGCTTCCTCCGGCACTAGTGGCGATGCCGGCGTTAAATCCCAAGGTTCCGATGCCGGAAACAGGAAATAGAACGAGATCCGCCGCTACACCACCTCGTGAAAAACCACAGCAGAGGACAAGATCCGTCGAGAACCCACATCCACCTCGTGAGAAACCGCAGGAGAGGAGTAGACCCGACGATGATCAACCATCAAAGCCGGCGGCAGAGAAACAGGTATTAGGTATAGGAAAAAAGGCAGTGCCACCGAGCGGGAAGATAGTGACGCCGAATCTAAAGATGTTTACGTTAGTTGAGCTTAAGACGGCGACCAAGAATTTCCGACCAGAATCTGTGATCGGAGAAGGTGGATTCGGACAGGTTTTCAAAGGATGGGTGGATGAGAAGACCTTAGCCCCGTCTAGAGCCGGCGTCGGTAAACCAGTCGCCGTTAAGAAATCAAACCCTGATAGTGAGCAAGGCTTACATGAATGGCAG TGTGAAGTGAGATTCTTAGGAAAGTTTCATCATCCAAATTTGGTGAAGCTCTTAGGTTACTGCTGGGAAGAGAATCAGTTCCTTTTGGTCTATGAGTATTTGCCTAAAGGAAGCCTTGAAAATCACCTCTTCGCAA AAGGAGCAGAGGCATTGCCTTGGGATACACGATTGAAGATAGCCATTGAAGCAGCTCAAGGACTTACCTTTTTGCATAACTCGGAAAAAAGTGTTATCTACAGAGACTTCAAGGCTTCCAATATTCTTCTTGATTCC AACTTCCACGCCAAGCTTTCTGACTTCGGACTAGCTAAACTAGGTCCAATTAATGGATTCTCCCACGTAACCACGCGTGTCGTGGGCACACGTGGTTATGCAGCTCCCGAGTACATGGCTACAG GTCATCTATATGTGCGGAGTGATGTTTACGGGTTTGGGGTGGTACTACTAGAGCTCTTAACCGGTTTAAGAGCACTAGACCCAAACCGACCATCTGCACAACAGAATCTTGTGGAATGGGCTAAACCGGTGCTGacccagaagaagaagcttcagaaAATGATGGACCCAAGGCTCGAGCACAAGTATCCACTTTTGGCGGTGGTCAAAACCGCCGAGCTCATTCTACGGTGTCTTGAGGCTGATCCCAAAAACCGACCACCAATGGATGATGTGCTCAGAGAACTAGAAATCGTAAGGACTATCAGAGACCAACCCAAAGAAGAGAGACGTAAACGGAGCAATGGTTCTGATAATAACCGGGTTCGTGGAAATGATTCATCACACGGCCGTAGAACCGGTCGAAACGGAtag
- the LOC104702394 gene encoding probable serine/threonine-protein kinase NAK isoform X3: protein MGNICLGSGSSTVQQEQSPVSTKPLPVRHGQQHPENKKLPPALVAMPALNPKVPMPETGNRTRSAATPPREKPQQRTRSVENPHPPREKPQERRNRTRSAATPPREKPQQRTRSVENPHPPREKPQERSRPDDDQPSKPAAEKQVLGIGKKAVPPSGKIVTPNLKMFTLVELKTATKNFRPESVIGEGGFGQVFKGWVDEKTLAPSRAGVGKPVAVKKSNPDSEQGLHEWQCEVRFLGKFHHPNLVKLLGYCWEENQFLLVYEYLPKGSLENHLFAKGAEALPWDTRLKIAIEAAQGLTFLHNSEKSVIYRDFKASNILLDSNFHAKLSDFGLAKLGPINGFSHVTTRVVGTRGYAAPEYMATGHLYVRSDVYGFGVVLLELLTGLRALDPNRPSAQQNLVEWAKPVLTQKKKLQKMMDPRLEHKYPLLAVVKTAELILRCLEADPKNRPPMDDVLRELEIVRTIRDQPKEERRKRSNGSDNNRVRGNDSSHGRRTGRNG from the exons ATGGGGAACATTTGCCTTGGCTCTGGATCTTCCACTGTTCAACAGGAACAGAGCCCTGTCTCCACTAAACCCCTCCCAG TGAGACATGGGCAGCAACATCCAGAGAACAAAAAGCTTCCTCCGGCACTAGTGGCGATGCCGGCGTTAAATCCCAAGGTTCCGATGCCGGAAACAGGAAATAGAACGAGATCCGCCGCTACACCACCTCGTGAAAAACCACAGCAGAGGACAAGATCCGTCGAGAACCCACATCCACCTCGTGAGAAACCGCAGGAGAGGA GAAATAGAACGAGATCCGCCGCTACACCACCTCGTGAAAAACCACAGCAGAGGACAAGATCCGTCGAGAACCCACATCCACCTCGTGAGAAACCGCAGGAGAGGAGTAGACCCGACGATGATCAACCATCAAAGCCGGCGGCAGAGAAACAGGTATTAGGTATAGGAAAAAAGGCAGTGCCACCGAGCGGGAAGATAGTGACGCCGAATCTAAAGATGTTTACGTTAGTTGAGCTTAAGACGGCGACCAAGAATTTCCGACCAGAATCTGTGATCGGAGAAGGTGGATTCGGACAGGTTTTCAAAGGATGGGTGGATGAGAAGACCTTAGCCCCGTCTAGAGCCGGCGTCGGTAAACCAGTCGCCGTTAAGAAATCAAACCCTGATAGTGAGCAAGGCTTACATGAATGGCAG TGTGAAGTGAGATTCTTAGGAAAGTTTCATCATCCAAATTTGGTGAAGCTCTTAGGTTACTGCTGGGAAGAGAATCAGTTCCTTTTGGTCTATGAGTATTTGCCTAAAGGAAGCCTTGAAAATCACCTCTTCGCAA AAGGAGCAGAGGCATTGCCTTGGGATACACGATTGAAGATAGCCATTGAAGCAGCTCAAGGACTTACCTTTTTGCATAACTCGGAAAAAAGTGTTATCTACAGAGACTTCAAGGCTTCCAATATTCTTCTTGATTCC AACTTCCACGCCAAGCTTTCTGACTTCGGACTAGCTAAACTAGGTCCAATTAATGGATTCTCCCACGTAACCACGCGTGTCGTGGGCACACGTGGTTATGCAGCTCCCGAGTACATGGCTACAG GTCATCTATATGTGCGGAGTGATGTTTACGGGTTTGGGGTGGTACTACTAGAGCTCTTAACCGGTTTAAGAGCACTAGACCCAAACCGACCATCTGCACAACAGAATCTTGTGGAATGGGCTAAACCGGTGCTGacccagaagaagaagcttcagaaAATGATGGACCCAAGGCTCGAGCACAAGTATCCACTTTTGGCGGTGGTCAAAACCGCCGAGCTCATTCTACGGTGTCTTGAGGCTGATCCCAAAAACCGACCACCAATGGATGATGTGCTCAGAGAACTAGAAATCGTAAGGACTATCAGAGACCAACCCAAAGAAGAGAGACGTAAACGGAGCAATGGTTCTGATAATAACCGGGTTCGTGGAAATGATTCATCACACGGCCGTAGAACCGGTCGAAACGGAtag
- the LOC104702394 gene encoding probable serine/threonine-protein kinase NAK isoform X2 — translation MGNICLGSGSSTVQQEQSPVSTKPLPVRHGQQHPENKKLPPALVAMPALNPKVPMPETGNRTRSAATPPREKPQQRTRSVENPHPPREKPQERSRPDDDQPSKPAAEKQVLGIGKKAVPPSGKIVTPNLKMFTLVELKTATKNFRPESVIGEGGFGQVFKGWVDEKTLAPSRAGVGKPVAVKKSNPDSEQGLHEWQCEVRFLGKFHHPNLVKLLGYCWEENQFLLVYEYLPKGSLENHLFAKGAEALPWDTRLKIAIEAAQGLTFLHNSEKSVIYRDFKASNILLDSNFHAKLSDFGLAKLGPINGFSHVTTRVVGTRGYAAPEYMATGHLYVRSDVYGFGVVLLELLTGLRALDPNRPSAQQNLVEWAKPVLTQKKKLQKMMDPRLEHKYPLLAVVKTAELILRCLEADPKNRPPMDDVLRELEIVRTIRDQPKEERRKRSNGSDNNRVRGNDSSHGRRTGRNG, via the exons ATGGGGAACATTTGCCTTGGCTCTGGATCTTCCACTGTTCAACAGGAACAGAGCCCTGTCTCCACTAAACCCCTCCCAG TGAGACATGGGCAGCAACATCCAGAGAACAAAAAGCTTCCTCCGGCACTAGTGGCGATGCCGGCGTTAAATCCCAAGGTTCCGATGCCGGAAACAGGAAATAGAACGAGATCCGCCGCTACACCACCTCGTGAAAAACCACAGCAGAGGACAAGATCCGTCGAGAACCCACATCCACCTCGTGAGAAACCGCAGGAGAGGAGTAGACCCGACGATGATCAACCATCAAAGCCGGCGGCAGAGAAACAGGTATTAGGTATAGGAAAAAAGGCAGTGCCACCGAGCGGGAAGATAGTGACGCCGAATCTAAAGATGTTTACGTTAGTTGAGCTTAAGACGGCGACCAAGAATTTCCGACCAGAATCTGTGATCGGAGAAGGTGGATTCGGACAGGTTTTCAAAGGATGG GTGGATGAGAAGACCTTAGCCCCGTCTAGAGCCGGCGTCGGTAAACCAGTCGCCGTTAAGAAATCAAACCCTGATAGTGAGCAAGGCTTACATGAATGGCAG TGTGAAGTGAGATTCTTAGGAAAGTTTCATCATCCAAATTTGGTGAAGCTCTTAGGTTACTGCTGGGAAGAGAATCAGTTCCTTTTGGTCTATGAGTATTTGCCTAAAGGAAGCCTTGAAAATCACCTCTTCGCAA AAGGAGCAGAGGCATTGCCTTGGGATACACGATTGAAGATAGCCATTGAAGCAGCTCAAGGACTTACCTTTTTGCATAACTCGGAAAAAAGTGTTATCTACAGAGACTTCAAGGCTTCCAATATTCTTCTTGATTCC AACTTCCACGCCAAGCTTTCTGACTTCGGACTAGCTAAACTAGGTCCAATTAATGGATTCTCCCACGTAACCACGCGTGTCGTGGGCACACGTGGTTATGCAGCTCCCGAGTACATGGCTACAG GTCATCTATATGTGCGGAGTGATGTTTACGGGTTTGGGGTGGTACTACTAGAGCTCTTAACCGGTTTAAGAGCACTAGACCCAAACCGACCATCTGCACAACAGAATCTTGTGGAATGGGCTAAACCGGTGCTGacccagaagaagaagcttcagaaAATGATGGACCCAAGGCTCGAGCACAAGTATCCACTTTTGGCGGTGGTCAAAACCGCCGAGCTCATTCTACGGTGTCTTGAGGCTGATCCCAAAAACCGACCACCAATGGATGATGTGCTCAGAGAACTAGAAATCGTAAGGACTATCAGAGACCAACCCAAAGAAGAGAGACGTAAACGGAGCAATGGTTCTGATAATAACCGGGTTCGTGGAAATGATTCATCACACGGCCGTAGAACCGGTCGAAACGGAtag